In Cellulomonas sp. JZ18, the DNA window ACCACCGCGTCACGTCCGCGGGCGACCTGCCGCACGCGCGCTGCGTGCTGTTCGACACCGCGCCGCACACCCTCGTCCGGGTGCTCGGCGACCGCCTGCCGGCACGCACGCGGCGGGCCCTCGAGCGGTTCCGGTTCGGCGACGGCGCGGCCAAGGTCGACTTCGTGCTGTCCGGGCCCGTGCCGTGGGCGCACCCGGAGGTCGGGCGCGCCGGCACGGTGCACCTGGGCGGCTCGCAGCAGCAGGTCGCCGAGGCCGAGGCGCACGTGGCGGCCGGCCGGCACGCGCCGCGTCCTACGGTGCTGCTCAGCGACCCGGCCGTCGTCGACCCCGGCCGGGAGGTCGGCGGCCTGCGACCGCTGTGGACGTACGCACACGTGCCGGCGGGCTCGGACGTCGACGTCACCGAGGCCGTCACGGCGCAGGTCGAGCGGTTCGCGCCGGGGTTCCGCGACCTCGTCGTCGCGTCGCGCTGCATCCCGGCGGCGCGCATGGTGGAGCACGACGAGAACTACGTGGGCGGCGACATCTCCGCCGGCGCGCTCGACCTCGTGCAGGTCGTGGCGCGGCCGACCGCCTCGCTCGACCCCTACCGCATGGCGGAGGGCGTGTACCTGTGCTCGGCGTCGACGCCCCCCGGGCCGGGCGTGCACGGGCTCGGTGGGTGGTACGCCGCGCGGCGCGCGCTGCGCCAGGTGTTCGACGTGCGGCACCCCCCGCGGGTCGGACCAGCGTGACCTGCACCGCTGGACGGGGGTCCAGATTCGCCCGCGGCCACGCCGGGGCTTCGGTGGTGCGAAACGGCCTCTGCCCCTACCGTCGTCCCGTGGGTCGCGCGGGTGGGTGCGCGGCCGGCGGTCCGGAGGCGGGGAGGGAGCGGTGCGCGTGAGCGACGACCCGTACGCCGTGCCCCCCGTGACAGCCCCCGCGGACGCCGTCCACGCGGCCCCCGGTGCGGGCGTCGAGCCGCCCGCCGCACTGCCGGGCGAGGTCACCGCACCCGCACCGGTCGACGGCGAGGAGCTGCCCGCCTCCCACCCGTCGTCGTCGTTCGTCGCACTGCGCCGCTGGGTGCTCGACAGCGCGGCCCAGCTGCGCACGCTGCGCGGGGACCTGCGCGAGCAGATCGCCGCCGCGTCGTCGTCGGCGGTCGGCCCGCTCGGGGACGTGCCGGAGAAGGTCGTCCTCGTGGCGTCCGAGCTCGCGACCAACGCGCTCGCGCACGGGCGGCCGCCCACGCAGGTGCGCCTGGCCCAGGACGGCACGACGTTCCTGCTCGAGGTCTCCGACGCCGCCGTCGACCGGCACCCGTTCGTCGCCGGCAGCCGCGCCCCGGGTGACGGCGGGTTCGGCCTGCAGATCGCGCGGCGCCTGTCCCTCGACGTCGGCTGGTACGCCGACTCCGGCGGCAAGCACGTGTGGGCCACCTTCTGCCCCTCGGAGCCCGGCGGCGTGTGACCCCCGGCGGACGCCGCCGCGCCTCTCGCGGGGCGTGTCCCACACTGTGCGCATGACGGGCGGCATGACGGGCGACGGCGCGACCCCCTCCACCGGCCCGGCCGGGGACCCCTCCGGCGTGCGCACGCTCACGCTGCGCGGGACGACCCTCGGGCGCGGCGTCCCCGCGGTGTGCGTGCCGCTCGTCGCGGCGACCCCGCAGGCCGCGGCGCAGGACGCGCGCACGCTGCCGCCCGGCGCGGCCGACGTCGTCGAGGTCCGGCTGGACCACGTGCGCGGCAGCGCCCAGGATCCCGGGCTCGTCACGGCGACGCTCGACGCCGTGCGCGCCGTGCTGCCCGCTCACGTGCCGGTGCTCGCGACGTTCCGCTCCGCGCGCGAGGGCGGTGCGCAGCCCGCCGACGACGCG includes these proteins:
- a CDS encoding NAD(P)/FAD-dependent oxidoreductase, whose amino-acid sequence is MPTDVVVVGSGPNGLAAAVTCARAGLEVVVLEAQPTVGGGSRTLDLGLADGLVHDICSAVHPMAWASPFLQEFDLGARGVDLITPEVSYAQPLDDGEAGIAYRDLARTVEALGPDGPAWRSLLGPLAARPDVLVGLALGDKRSIPPHLLPGGVPTALRYALGLVEQGTPLWNRRFRGHVAPALLAGVMSHAIHPLPALPAAGAGLLLAALAHAGSGWPLPRGGSQAIVGALRADLEAHGGTVRPDHRVTSAGDLPHARCVLFDTAPHTLVRVLGDRLPARTRRALERFRFGDGAAKVDFVLSGPVPWAHPEVGRAGTVHLGGSQQQVAEAEAHVAAGRHAPRPTVLLSDPAVVDPGREVGGLRPLWTYAHVPAGSDVDVTEAVTAQVERFAPGFRDLVVASRCIPAARMVEHDENYVGGDISAGALDLVQVVARPTASLDPYRMAEGVYLCSASTPPGPGVHGLGGWYAARRALRQVFDVRHPPRVGPA
- a CDS encoding anti-sigma regulatory factor; protein product: MSDDPYAVPPVTAPADAVHAAPGAGVEPPAALPGEVTAPAPVDGEELPASHPSSSFVALRRWVLDSAAQLRTLRGDLREQIAAASSSAVGPLGDVPEKVVLVASELATNALAHGRPPTQVRLAQDGTTFLLEVSDAAVDRHPFVAGSRAPGDGGFGLQIARRLSLDVGWYADSGGKHVWATFCPSEPGGV